From Portunus trituberculatus isolate SZX2019 chromosome 50, ASM1759143v1, whole genome shotgun sequence, the proteins below share one genomic window:
- the LOC123500053 gene encoding uncharacterized protein LOC123500053: MLLSSRTNSLEGGHLEVLGDAAASRRVRRSMAAPSFPANTMFMNTTSDIKFRVPGDLPQYLQASDSNTIFTGPHNSSDSRGCFNMHFFDVIGVNGNVVVLESTNQRYITKDSDNSLKLMTGSGPQQTSQSDDRFFSVHMDEGDNALYLKHLHSGKFLSASSSGASLVTSRVDATSFIQFRCNN, translated from the exons atgctcCTGTCCTCTCGTACCAATTCCCTG GAGGGTGGCCATTTGGAAGTACTCGGGGACGCCGCTGCAAGCAGACGCGTGAGAA GGTCCATGGCGGCACCATCCTTCCCAGCGAACACAATGTTCATGAACACGACTTCAGATATCAAGTTCCGTGTCCCCGGCGACTTACCTCAGTACCTGCAGGCCTCCGACTCCAACACCATCTTCACCGGGCCCCACAACAGCAGTGACTctcgag GTTGCTTCAACATGCACTTCTTCGACGTGATCGGCGTGAATGGCAACGTGGTGGTGCTGGAGTCGACCAACCAGCGCTACATCACTAAGGATTCTGATAACAGCTTGAAACTAATG ACAGGAAGTGGTCCACAACAGACAAGCCAAAGTGACGACAGGTTCTTCAGTGTCCACATGGATGAAGGTGACAACGCCTTATACCTGAAACACCTTCACTCCG GCAAGTTCCTGTCGGCCTCCTCCTCGGGCGCGAGTCTGGTCACTTCCAGAGTAGATGCAACGTCATTCATACAGTTCCGGTGCAACAACTGA
- the LOC123500054 gene encoding probable phosphoserine aminotransferase isoform X2, with product MTQEFSYFAPGPAKIPEEVLRGLQEELLCHKDTHVSVLEVSHRSKDFGDIIQAAEKTVRELLNVPSNYRVVFMQGGGTGQFAAVPLNLMARTGKADYIVTGSWSAKAAKEAAKYGQVSEVVPRSERYTGVPPASTWTLDPQASYVYYCANETVEGVEFQSVPEVPEGVPLVCDMSSNFFTRPVDVSKFGVIYGGAQKNIGCAGVTLVIIREDLLGSPLPICPIVFDYAVMDKNKSLYNTPPTFAIHVMGEVLGWVRKEGGVQEMERRCLEKSSMIYSIVDSSGGFYSTVVEPGSRSRVNVVFRVGGKGGDEQVEKTFLDEAGKLGLLSLKGHRSVGGVRASLYNALSVKDARRLADFMVSFKEQHGA from the exons ATGACTCAGGAATTTAGCTACTTTGCCCCCGGCCCGGCCAAAATTCCCGAGGAG GTACTCCGTGGGCTGCAGGAGGAGCTGCTGTGCCACAAAGACACCCACGTGAGCGTCCTTGAAGTGTCCCATCGCTCCAAAGACTTCGGGGACATCATCCAGGCCGCGGAGAAGACTGTTAGGGAGCTTCT gAATGTCCCCTCCAACTACCGGGTGGTGTTCATGCAGGGCGGAGGGACGGGCCAGTTCGCCGCGGTGCCCCTTAATCTCATGGCCAGGACAGGCAAGGCGGACTACATCGTGACGG GATCATGGTCAGCCAAGGCAGCCAAGGAAGCGGCAAAGTACGGCCAGGTGAGCGAGGTGGTGCCCCGTAGCGAGCGGTACACAGGAGTGCCACCAGCCTCCACCTGGACCCTCGACCCCCAGGCCTCCTATGTCTACTACTGCGCCAACGAGACTGTCGAAG GAGTGGAGTTCCAGAGCGTTCCCGAAGTGCCTGAGGGAGTGCCTCTGGTGTGTGACATGTCCTCCAACTTCTTCACGCGACCTGTTGACGTGTCCAAG TTCGGTGTGATTTACGGCGGGGCGCAGAAGAACATCGGATGTGCAGGAGTGACGCTGGTGATCATCAGGGAAGACCTTCTGGGCAGCCCACTTCCCATCTGTCCCATCGTCTTCGATTACGCTGTCATGGACAAAAACAAATCACTTTACAACACGCCACCAACTTTTGC CATCCACGTGATGGGGGAGGTGCTGgggtgggtgaggaaggagggcggcgtgcaggagatggagaggaggtgcCTGGAGAAGAGCAGCATGATCTATTCCATCGTGGACTCCTCCGGCGGCTTCTACAGCACCGTTGTGGAGCCAGGGAGCAG GTCTCGCGTCAACGTAGTGTTTAGGGTGGGAGGCAAGGGAGGCGACGAGCAGGTAGAAAAGACCTTCCTGGATGAGGCTGGAAAACTAGGGCTGCTCTCCCTCAAAGGACACAG GTCCGTGGGCGGCGTGCGGGCGTCTCTGTACAACGCCCTCAGTGTGAAGGACGCCAGGAGACTCGCAGACTTCATGGTGAGCTTCAAGGAGCAGCACGGAGcctag
- the LOC123500052 gene encoding uncharacterized protein LOC123500052, with protein MQGILRLMLVAVCYELSTARPRLKTVGRMTSEWPRSGLPQTGLLATLLQPKAGCPSPSNPLPPPCSLGLRCPEGMNPPLEASAPTTEARIFFTRSIKRFAKEKLWKAEQASWNMVTQGSHVRHHRHHRHLHQITRSRQVHQRFPNVPKTQNMLRKLRGGAFRTKRSATQDATVQYAGSREVKFRMEGPYALYLMPTPAGNSLRLSTQHANHACFRVHMFNSLADTGGGSVVMLEAHTGSYLQSNTSGFLSLVNSEAAAANVTQVDNKFFHLSSYTGDNTVKIKHINTDLHLQASENGVSLVTTDPLAADGMLFYEFSCSNT; from the exons ATGCAGGGGATACTCCGTCTGATGCTGGTCGCAGTTTGTTATGAATTGTCCACTGCAAG GCCAAGGCTGAAGACAGTGGGGAGGATGACCAGTGAGTGGCCTCGATCTGGCCTCCCTCAGACAGGACTCTTGGCCACCCTACTCCAACCCAAGGCTGGCTGTCCCTCACCCAGCAACCCCTTGCCACCACCTTGCTCATTG GGACTGAGGTGTCCAGAAGGGATGAACCCTCCACTGGAAGCTTCAGCACCTACAACAGAAGCAAGGATCTTTTTCACACGTAGCATCAAAAGATTTGCTAAAGAAAAACTCTGGAAAGCAGAGCAGGCTTCATGGAACATGGTCACACAAGGCTCACATGTCAGACACCACAGGCACCACAGACACCTGCACCAGATTACAAGGTCACGCCAAGTTCATCAAAGATTTCCCAACGTGCCGAAGACCCAAAATATGCTGAGAAAATTGAGGGGAGGAGCTTTCAGAACTAAAC GCTCAGCCACCCAAGATGCAACAGTGCAATATGCAGGATCGAGGGAAGTCAAGTTTCGCATGGAAGGACCCTATGCTCTCTACCTCATGCCCACCCCTGCAGGCAACTCTCTCAGACTGAGCACACAGCATGCTAACCATG CGTGTTTCCGAGTGCACATGTTTAACAGCCTAGCagacactggaggaggaagtgtagtGATGCTGGAAGCTCACACAGGCAGCTACCTTCAGTCCAACACCTCTGGCTTCCTCTCTTTAGTG AACAGCGAGGCAGCGGCAGCCAATGTGACACAAGTTGACAACAAGTTCTTCCACCTTAGTTCCTACACTGGTGACAACACTGTAAAAATCAAGCACATCAACACAG ATCTGCACCTTCAGGCAAGTGAGAATGGAGTGTCCCTAGTTACCACTGATCCTTTGGCAGCAGACGGAATGCTCTTTTATGAATTCAGCTGCTCCAACACTTGA
- the LOC123500054 gene encoding probable phosphoserine aminotransferase isoform X1: protein MSLSGGRCLQSWKSSLTCLFKVLRGLQEELLCHKDTHVSVLEVSHRSKDFGDIIQAAEKTVRELLNVPSNYRVVFMQGGGTGQFAAVPLNLMARTGKADYIVTGSWSAKAAKEAAKYGQVSEVVPRSERYTGVPPASTWTLDPQASYVYYCANETVEGVEFQSVPEVPEGVPLVCDMSSNFFTRPVDVSKFGVIYGGAQKNIGCAGVTLVIIREDLLGSPLPICPIVFDYAVMDKNKSLYNTPPTFAIHVMGEVLGWVRKEGGVQEMERRCLEKSSMIYSIVDSSGGFYSTVVEPGSRSRVNVVFRVGGKGGDEQVEKTFLDEAGKLGLLSLKGHRSVGGVRASLYNALSVKDARRLADFMVSFKEQHGA from the exons ATGTCATTGTCAGGCGGGCGCTGTCTCCAAAGTTGGAAATCCTCCCTCACGTGTCTGTTCAAG GTACTCCGTGGGCTGCAGGAGGAGCTGCTGTGCCACAAAGACACCCACGTGAGCGTCCTTGAAGTGTCCCATCGCTCCAAAGACTTCGGGGACATCATCCAGGCCGCGGAGAAGACTGTTAGGGAGCTTCT gAATGTCCCCTCCAACTACCGGGTGGTGTTCATGCAGGGCGGAGGGACGGGCCAGTTCGCCGCGGTGCCCCTTAATCTCATGGCCAGGACAGGCAAGGCGGACTACATCGTGACGG GATCATGGTCAGCCAAGGCAGCCAAGGAAGCGGCAAAGTACGGCCAGGTGAGCGAGGTGGTGCCCCGTAGCGAGCGGTACACAGGAGTGCCACCAGCCTCCACCTGGACCCTCGACCCCCAGGCCTCCTATGTCTACTACTGCGCCAACGAGACTGTCGAAG GAGTGGAGTTCCAGAGCGTTCCCGAAGTGCCTGAGGGAGTGCCTCTGGTGTGTGACATGTCCTCCAACTTCTTCACGCGACCTGTTGACGTGTCCAAG TTCGGTGTGATTTACGGCGGGGCGCAGAAGAACATCGGATGTGCAGGAGTGACGCTGGTGATCATCAGGGAAGACCTTCTGGGCAGCCCACTTCCCATCTGTCCCATCGTCTTCGATTACGCTGTCATGGACAAAAACAAATCACTTTACAACACGCCACCAACTTTTGC CATCCACGTGATGGGGGAGGTGCTGgggtgggtgaggaaggagggcggcgtgcaggagatggagaggaggtgcCTGGAGAAGAGCAGCATGATCTATTCCATCGTGGACTCCTCCGGCGGCTTCTACAGCACCGTTGTGGAGCCAGGGAGCAG GTCTCGCGTCAACGTAGTGTTTAGGGTGGGAGGCAAGGGAGGCGACGAGCAGGTAGAAAAGACCTTCCTGGATGAGGCTGGAAAACTAGGGCTGCTCTCCCTCAAAGGACACAG GTCCGTGGGCGGCGTGCGGGCGTCTCTGTACAACGCCCTCAGTGTGAAGGACGCCAGGAGACTCGCAGACTTCATGGTGAGCTTCAAGGAGCAGCACGGAGcctag
- the LOC123500055 gene encoding crustacyanin-A2 subunit-like translates to MFASKCDLKTNMTVLRKMEAVVLMIVTLSLGGGELVAASTVLEVGSCPNVTSVRNLDLGKLEGRWYQILQIPTEDNSIAKCTRSTYTYTDGYLKVVTEGRSAGGGEVARTGVLAKLPHSPSGALQLDMDGMPPLDIWVVYTDYSSVACLYSCAEFHGLKAEWAWAVASSPRPQVKMVNRCRAKLRLHQVNTAKLQRVPHSARCLKGD, encoded by the exons GTGTTGCGGAAGATGGAAGCGGTGGTGTTGATGATCGTGACGCTGAGTTTAGGTGGTGGGGAGCTGGTGGCGGCGTCGACGGTGTTGGAGGTCGGGTCGTGTCCTAACGTCACATCAGTCCGTAACTTGGACCTGGGCAAG CTGGAGGGGCGGTGGTACCAGATCCTGCAAATACCCACCGAGGACAACAGTATTGCCAAATGTACTCGCTCCACCTACACTTACACAG ATGGGTATCTGAAGGTGGTGACGGAAGGGCGCAGTGCTGGAGGCGGGGAGGTGGCCAGGACAGGGGTGCTGGCCAAGCTGCCCCACTCCCCATCCGGCGCCCTTCAGCTAGACATGGACGGCA TGCCGCCCCTGGACATATGGGTGGTGTACACTGACTACTCTAGCGTTGCCTGCCTGTACTCGTGCGCGGAATTTCACGGGCTAAAAGCAGAGTGGGCGTGGGCAGTGGCAAGCTCCCCACGCCCGCAAGTCAAGATGGTGAACCGCTGCCGAGCTAAACTTCGCCTGCACCAAGTGAACACCGCTAAACTGCAGCGTGTGCCCCACAGCGCCCGCTGCCTCAAAGGGGACTAG